In the genome of Bacillus sp. S3, one region contains:
- a CDS encoding acetyl-CoA hydrolase/transferase family protein gives MDNKLERIRDQRLWDRVVTPEEAASWIEDGMTLGLSGFTRAGDVKAVPFALVKRAETEVFKVNVYTGASLGSDVDKLFAEAGILGKRLPFQADPTMRSKINNGEMLFVDQHLSHTAELVRAGVMDPVDFAILEAFSVTEDGMVIPTTSVGNSLSFALNAKSLIIEINLAHQVNLEGLHDLYDPGKQGERDPIPLKKADDRMGTIGIPVDIERVRGIVFTNQLDSPSTIVPPDEETVIMANHLIEFLRTEVKAGRLTERLAPLQSGIGSVANAVLHGMLKSEFTDLEVYSEVLQDAVFDLIDAGKVRFASCCSITLSDEKMKEVYGNFEKYRDQLIMRPQEISNHPEIIRRLGLISINTALELDIYGNVNSTHVSGTKMMNGIGGSGDFARNARLAIFVTKSIAKGGKISSIVPFVSHVDHTEHDVDVIVTEQGYADLRGLAPRQRVELIIERCAHPMYREQLREYYQEALTRGGQTPHVLEKAFSWHTNFAANGTMLQPVRETV, from the coding sequence ATGGATAATAAATTAGAACGGATTCGGGATCAGCGTCTTTGGGATCGGGTAGTAACTCCAGAAGAGGCAGCATCGTGGATTGAAGATGGGATGACATTGGGGTTAAGCGGATTTACACGTGCCGGTGATGTTAAAGCAGTTCCATTTGCGTTAGTGAAACGAGCTGAGACAGAAGTTTTTAAAGTTAATGTGTATACGGGAGCTTCTTTAGGCTCAGATGTGGATAAGTTGTTTGCGGAGGCTGGAATTCTTGGAAAGAGACTTCCGTTCCAGGCGGACCCGACGATGCGAAGTAAAATCAATAATGGCGAAATGCTGTTTGTTGACCAGCACTTGTCACACACGGCTGAGTTGGTAAGAGCAGGTGTAATGGATCCTGTCGATTTCGCGATTTTGGAAGCGTTCTCAGTTACAGAAGATGGGATGGTGATTCCAACCACCTCGGTTGGGAACTCCTTATCGTTTGCTTTAAATGCAAAATCACTCATTATTGAAATCAATTTAGCACACCAAGTTAATCTTGAAGGATTACATGATTTATACGACCCTGGAAAGCAGGGGGAGAGAGACCCAATTCCGTTGAAAAAGGCAGATGACAGAATGGGGACGATTGGAATTCCAGTTGATATCGAGAGGGTAAGAGGGATTGTGTTCACGAATCAGCTTGATTCGCCATCAACGATTGTTCCGCCTGATGAAGAGACCGTAATTATGGCGAATCACTTGATTGAGTTTTTACGGACCGAGGTGAAGGCCGGACGGTTGACGGAGCGCCTTGCCCCACTCCAGTCGGGAATTGGTTCGGTAGCAAATGCTGTTCTGCATGGCATGCTCAAGTCAGAGTTTACGGACTTAGAGGTTTATTCTGAGGTATTGCAAGATGCGGTGTTTGATTTAATCGATGCCGGCAAGGTTCGATTCGCGTCCTGCTGTTCCATTACCCTTTCTGATGAAAAAATGAAAGAGGTATACGGGAACTTTGAAAAATACCGCGACCAATTAATTATGCGGCCGCAGGAGATTTCCAATCATCCGGAAATCATCCGCCGCCTCGGCTTAATCTCGATTAATACGGCGCTGGAATTAGATATCTATGGGAATGTCAATTCTACCCATGTATCGGGAACGAAAATGATGAATGGTATCGGCGGTTCAGGTGATTTTGCCCGCAATGCCCGCTTAGCGATTTTTGTGACGAAATCAATTGCCAAGGGCGGGAAGATTTCGAGTATTGTCCCATTTGTTTCACATGTGGATCATACTGAGCATGATGTGGACGTCATTGTCACGGAGCAGGGGTATGCCGATTTACGCGGCTTGGCACCGCGGCAGCGGGTAGAATTGATTATCGAACGTTGTGCACATCCTATGTATCGTGAACAGCTTCGTGAATATTATCAAGAAGCCCTTACGCGAGGAGGGCAAACCCCGCATGTGCTGGAGAAGGCATTTTCGTGGCACACAAATTTTGCTGCAAACGGAACCATGCTGCAGCCAGTGCGAGAAACCGTTTAA
- a CDS encoding PRD domain-containing protein, producing MKIKKILNNNAVVVTDHNEEKIAIGAGIAFQKKKNDIVNPSKIEKLFVMKENEKFQQLLLQIPEEHFALSEEIITYAEESLGSKLNEHIHIALTDHLSFAIERVRDGINLKNKLLNEIKILYKKEFDIGMWALRHIEKKTAIKMPVDEAAFIALHLHTANLNGGDMKQTLRQTAIIGDMVQTIKDYLHIEIVEDDLSYQRLMTHLRFAISRISNGEPNTIDDEMLKMITNKFPIAYKCAKKVAKDLSQNHEIHLPEHELGYLTLHIERLRKR from the coding sequence GTGAAAATCAAAAAAATATTAAATAACAACGCCGTTGTTGTTACAGATCATAATGAAGAAAAAATTGCCATTGGTGCAGGGATTGCTTTTCAGAAAAAGAAAAATGACATCGTGAACCCCAGCAAAATTGAAAAGCTGTTTGTCATGAAGGAAAATGAGAAATTCCAGCAGCTGTTACTACAAATACCTGAAGAACATTTTGCACTTTCAGAAGAGATTATTACCTACGCCGAAGAATCCCTTGGCAGCAAATTAAACGAGCATATTCACATTGCCCTGACCGATCACTTATCCTTTGCCATTGAACGAGTGCGGGATGGAATCAATCTTAAGAATAAACTACTTAATGAAATCAAAATTCTATATAAAAAGGAATTTGATATCGGCATGTGGGCGCTTCGGCATATTGAGAAAAAGACAGCCATTAAGATGCCTGTGGATGAAGCAGCCTTTATCGCCCTCCATCTTCACACCGCTAATTTAAATGGCGGGGACATGAAACAGACGCTTCGACAAACGGCCATCATTGGAGATATGGTGCAAACGATTAAGGATTATTTACATATTGAAATAGTTGAAGACGATCTTTCATACCAGCGCCTAATGACCCATCTCCGCTTTGCTATTTCAAGAATCAGTAATGGTGAACCAAATACAATCGATGATGAGATGCTGAAAATGATCACTAATAAATTCCCCATTGCCTACAAATGTGCAAAAAAGGTTGCCAAAGACCTTTCACAAAATCACGAAATCCATCTGCCAGAGCATGAACTTGGATACTTAACACTTCACATCGAAAGACTGCGAAAACGATAA
- a CDS encoding DUF418 domain-containing protein — MEDKRLVMDGSTRIDTLDYLRGFALLGIILVNVLPLLSVKLPSPHTMEASYWRLLYLFVEGRFYTIFTFLFGVGFYIFITRANIKGRNGYILFLRRMAALFIIGLVHVQFHPGEALTVYAICGLFILPFYKANKVVNLVFGTVMLIVLGFFSFKLFMVIPLMLLGIAAGQFQVFERLSKIRNKVILFTSIMFALSVPGLIYQYQFAPASIGYGSEADLQAVQRFLSIGITIGPVISAFYVGLLVFLLQSSFFQKVLSPLKSYGRMALTNYISQTALLFLAGNTLNLFNKITYIQSLYLCITIYIIQLFFSVMWLRFFRYGPVEWIWRIVTYFEIPPLRKQT, encoded by the coding sequence ATGGAAGATAAAAGACTGGTTATGGATGGAAGTACACGAATTGATACGCTGGATTATTTGCGGGGGTTTGCGTTATTGGGGATTATTTTGGTGAATGTGCTCCCGCTACTGTCCGTGAAGCTGCCATCACCCCATACGATGGAGGCCTCTTATTGGAGATTATTATATTTATTTGTGGAAGGGCGCTTTTATACAATTTTCACCTTTTTATTTGGGGTTGGATTTTATATTTTTATCACACGGGCCAATATAAAAGGAAGAAACGGTTATATTTTATTCCTGAGGCGAATGGCTGCGTTATTTATTATCGGTTTAGTCCATGTTCAGTTTCATCCAGGGGAGGCCTTAACGGTTTATGCCATATGCGGCTTATTTATTTTGCCGTTTTACAAAGCGAATAAAGTGGTAAATCTTGTGTTCGGAACCGTGATGTTAATTGTTTTAGGGTTCTTCTCCTTTAAACTGTTTATGGTGATTCCGCTGATGTTATTAGGAATCGCCGCTGGACAATTTCAAGTGTTTGAACGGCTTTCTAAAATACGCAATAAGGTAATCCTTTTTACCAGTATCATGTTTGCTTTAAGTGTTCCCGGCCTGATTTATCAATATCAATTTGCGCCTGCCAGCATTGGATATGGCTCAGAGGCGGATTTGCAGGCGGTACAGCGCTTCTTAAGCATCGGAATTACAATTGGTCCGGTTATCTCAGCCTTTTATGTCGGACTCCTAGTTTTCCTGTTGCAATCTTCCTTTTTTCAAAAGGTATTATCCCCCCTGAAAAGCTATGGAAGAATGGCATTGACTAATTATATTTCGCAGACAGCTTTACTGTTTCTAGCTGGTAATACGCTAAATTTATTTAATAAAATAACTTATATCCAATCCCTTTACCTGTGTATAACGATTTATATCATCCAGCTCTTTTTCAGTGTGATGTGGCTCCGCTTCTTCCGATATGGTCCGGTGGAATGGATATGGAGAATAGTAACCTATTTTGAAATCCCGCCGCTTAGAAAACAAACATAA
- a CDS encoding LytTR family DNA-binding domain-containing protein: MESITVVSLLDVISELFSEEISIAVSNTKEYIYYRPSKRIDLKITPGDSLKEGTIAYKAIHSKQKISEFINRELFGVPYHGMAVPFFHEGKLEGCVTAIFPALTSGKLVVTIKTGDGWVPLPFAQVIYLEAKDKKTYVHTKVHSGTHKYSLQEFEFLLPKDYFIRCHRSFIVNVNHIKEIFPDSHSTFILSMDNGDRVPVSQSYSSYFRRLLGF; encoded by the coding sequence ATGGAGAGTATTACGGTTGTTTCGCTTTTGGATGTGATTAGTGAGTTGTTTTCGGAGGAGATTTCGATCGCGGTTTCGAATACGAAGGAATATATTTATTATCGGCCGAGTAAGCGGATTGATTTGAAAATCACCCCTGGTGACTCGTTGAAGGAAGGGACGATTGCCTATAAGGCAATTCATTCGAAACAAAAAATTTCTGAGTTTATTAATCGTGAACTGTTTGGAGTTCCCTATCATGGAATGGCGGTGCCGTTTTTTCACGAAGGGAAACTGGAAGGCTGTGTGACGGCGATTTTCCCGGCACTGACAAGCGGGAAGTTAGTCGTGACAATAAAAACCGGGGACGGTTGGGTGCCGCTGCCCTTCGCACAGGTAATTTATTTAGAGGCGAAGGATAAAAAGACATATGTTCATACTAAAGTTCACAGCGGCACGCATAAATATTCTCTCCAAGAATTTGAGTTCTTGCTGCCCAAGGATTATTTCATCCGCTGCCATCGTTCGTTTATTGTGAACGTCAATCATATTAAGGAGATCTTCCCTGATTCTCATTCAACTTTTATCCTATCGATGGATAACGGCGACCGAGTGCCTGTAAGTCAATCTTATTCCAGTTATTTTCGCAGACTGCTAGGATTTTAG
- a CDS encoding Gfo/Idh/MocA family protein produces MLKLGIIGLGDIAQKAYLPVYSKIRDVEFHLYTRNKEKLESIGSQYRFENLHTSLESLLDSGIKGAFIHSSTSSHEEIVQALLQNNIHVFVDKPITDHYEGAKKLVELAEEKGLILMTGFNRRYAPSYTKLKEVADPNMVVVQKNRKGLPGEPRTFIYDDFIHVVDTMRYLFPYPIEELIVNGRMEGDKLYHVVVQFISNGATAIGIMNRDNGTSEEVTEVMGPLEKRTVYNVSKLVISKDMETTEVRGSDWEPTLIKRGFHQLVTDFIDALGTHSKPRFSSLDALETHEICEKIIEELAKGMEI; encoded by the coding sequence ATGCTTAAATTAGGCATAATCGGACTTGGGGATATTGCGCAAAAGGCGTATCTGCCTGTCTACAGTAAAATAAGAGATGTGGAATTTCATTTATACACAAGAAACAAAGAGAAGCTGGAGTCCATTGGCAGTCAATACCGTTTTGAAAATCTGCATACAAGTCTTGAATCATTACTAGATAGTGGGATAAAGGGGGCATTTATTCATTCGTCCACGTCTTCACATGAAGAAATAGTCCAAGCATTGTTACAGAACAATATCCATGTGTTTGTGGATAAACCGATCACGGATCATTATGAGGGTGCTAAAAAGCTTGTTGAACTTGCAGAGGAGAAGGGTTTAATTCTCATGACCGGTTTTAATAGAAGATATGCCCCTTCTTACACGAAACTGAAAGAAGTTGCCGACCCAAATATGGTGGTTGTCCAGAAAAATAGGAAAGGTCTGCCCGGTGAACCGAGAACCTTCATTTATGACGATTTCATTCATGTTGTCGATACAATGAGATATTTATTTCCGTACCCAATTGAGGAGCTAATCGTAAATGGGAGAATGGAAGGCGACAAGCTCTACCACGTAGTCGTTCAATTTATTTCAAACGGAGCAACAGCAATAGGGATTATGAATAGGGATAATGGAACAAGCGAGGAAGTTACCGAAGTCATGGGGCCTTTGGAAAAAAGAACGGTTTATAATGTGTCGAAGTTAGTGATTTCGAAAGATATGGAAACGACCGAAGTTCGCGGCAGTGATTGGGAACCTACCCTTATTAAACGTGGATTCCACCAACTCGTTACAGATTTTATCGATGCACTCGGAACACACAGTAAACCAAGATTCTCGTCATTAGATGCACTGGAAACCCATGAAATCTGTGAAAAGATAATCGAAGAGTTAGCAAAAGGTATGGAAATATAA
- a CDS encoding twin-arginine translocase TatA/TatE family subunit codes for MLSNIGIPGLIIVLVLALIIFGPKKLPELGRAVGQSLKEFKTSTKGLMDEEKEEKV; via the coding sequence ATGTTATCAAACATCGGAATACCAGGTTTAATTATTGTTTTAGTCCTGGCTCTGATCATATTCGGCCCTAAGAAACTACCGGAACTAGGAAGAGCCGTTGGTCAATCTTTAAAAGAATTCAAAACATCCACTAAAGGATTGATGGATGAGGAAAAGGAAGAAAAGGTTTAA
- a CDS encoding PTS glucose transporter subunit IIA: MKFNFFKKEPVEFYTPVNGKIVSLEEVPDPVFSQKMMGDGIAVMPTSGDIVSPVKGTVILVAATKHAVGLRAEDGSEILIHVGLETVALDGKGFNVAVNEGDKVSAGQLLIEVDWEYISTNAKSTITPVVITNSEDGKKQYTFTEEKEGTAGKTVLFTAAAK; encoded by the coding sequence ATGAAGTTTAATTTTTTTAAAAAAGAGCCAGTTGAATTTTATACACCAGTCAATGGGAAGATTGTTTCTCTTGAGGAAGTTCCCGATCCTGTTTTCAGTCAAAAAATGATGGGCGATGGGATTGCCGTGATGCCAACAAGCGGGGATATTGTTTCTCCTGTAAAGGGGACAGTTATTCTCGTTGCAGCCACTAAGCATGCAGTTGGCCTTCGTGCCGAGGATGGTTCAGAAATCCTTATTCATGTCGGTTTAGAAACCGTAGCTTTAGACGGTAAGGGCTTTAACGTTGCCGTTAATGAAGGGGACAAAGTTTCTGCGGGACAACTCCTAATTGAAGTGGATTGGGAATATATTAGTACAAATGCAAAAAGCACAATCACACCGGTTGTCATTACCAACAGTGAAGATGGTAAAAAGCAATATACATTTACTGAGGAAAAGGAAGGCACTGCCGGTAAGACGGTTTTATTTACAGCTGCTGCAAAGTAA
- a CDS encoding methyltransferase, which produces MKEHYYDKLLNIKTKGDHHGGASQNKSLHYHPYEPTPYSALEELFRHYEVKSSDRVVDYGCGKGRLNFYLHYFFHVSVVGIEMNELLYQAAVENLGSYARKTKKGPEQIQFHCCLAEEYEINPRDNRFYFFNPFSIQVFRKIVNHILLSVENVEREIELVLYYPSEDYIYFLENQTLFVLKGEVILPDLYEHDPNERFLIYRLEY; this is translated from the coding sequence ATGAAAGAACATTATTATGATAAATTATTGAACATCAAAACAAAGGGAGACCACCATGGGGGGGCCTCCCAAAATAAGTCCTTGCATTATCATCCGTATGAGCCGACGCCTTATAGTGCACTGGAGGAGCTATTTCGTCATTATGAAGTGAAAAGCAGTGACCGGGTAGTTGATTATGGCTGCGGGAAAGGGCGGTTAAATTTTTATCTCCACTATTTTTTTCATGTGTCTGTAGTGGGAATCGAAATGAATGAGCTTCTTTATCAGGCCGCTGTTGAAAATCTTGGCAGTTATGCGCGGAAAACGAAAAAAGGGCCTGAGCAAATTCAGTTTCATTGCTGCTTAGCAGAGGAGTATGAGATTAATCCAAGGGATAATCGCTTTTATTTCTTTAACCCGTTTTCAATTCAAGTGTTTAGGAAGATAGTCAACCATATTTTGCTGTCGGTGGAGAACGTGGAACGGGAGATTGAGCTGGTGTTATACTATCCATCCGAGGATTATATTTATTTTCTCGAAAACCAGACTTTGTTTGTATTAAAAGGAGAGGTCATCCTGCCGGATTTGTATGAACATGACCCGAATGAACGGTTTTTAATATATCGGCTGGAATATTAG
- a CDS encoding DUF2642 domain-containing protein yields the protein MNEFGDLMRKNIEIEISGGNFYSGILVDAGLDIIVLYVGRTGNFYYIPSIHIQRMKETKIEENSTYYELPTEKPLETDSQAISFRRMLNNAKGRFVEVYVTGNKSIHGYLTSIMNDYFVFYSSVYKTVFISMNHVKWLIPYPENATPYSLDHQSLPVHSMKIPLARSFDEQCKKLENQLVVIDGGDSSEKIGLLQKAVNRRLSLITAGRETVYRNLEHVKTIYLAN from the coding sequence ATGAATGAGTTTGGCGATTTAATGAGGAAAAATATTGAAATTGAAATTTCAGGCGGGAATTTTTACTCAGGCATTCTTGTTGATGCTGGATTGGACATCATTGTTTTATATGTGGGGAGAACGGGGAACTTCTACTATATTCCGTCCATTCATATTCAGCGGATGAAAGAAACGAAAATCGAGGAAAACAGCACCTATTATGAACTACCCACTGAAAAGCCGCTTGAAACGGATTCACAGGCGATTTCGTTTCGGAGAATGCTGAACAATGCAAAGGGAAGATTTGTTGAGGTATATGTAACAGGGAATAAGTCGATCCACGGCTATTTAACAAGTATCATGAATGACTATTTTGTTTTTTACTCGTCGGTATATAAAACCGTATTTATTTCAATGAACCATGTGAAATGGCTAATCCCATATCCGGAAAATGCAACGCCGTATTCCTTGGACCATCAATCTCTCCCTGTTCATTCAATGAAGATTCCATTGGCAAGAAGCTTCGATGAGCAATGTAAAAAGTTGGAGAATCAGCTGGTTGTCATCGATGGCGGGGATAGCAGTGAAAAAATAGGTTTGCTGCAGAAGGCCGTGAATAGAAGGTTATCGTTAATCACAGCAGGAAGAGAGACCGTGTATCGGAATTTAGAGCATGTGAAGACCATCTATCTGGCGAATTAA
- the nagE gene encoding N-acetylglucosamine-specific PTS transporter subunit IIBC: protein MKKYFQKLGSSLMLPVAILPAAALLLGIGYWIDPTGWGADSPLAAFLIKAGGSIIDNIPILFAVGVALGMAKEKDGSAALSGLVAYLVVTTLLSTGSVALLQGIDPAKVDPAFAKIGNAFIGILSGIVASMMYNRFSHVKLPDAFAFFSGKRLVPIMTAVAMLVVSGVLFFVWPVIYTALVSFGKTISDLGAVGAGLYGFFNRLLIPTGLHHALNSVFWFDVAGINDIGNFLSGKGEKGVTGMYQAGFFPVMMFGLPAAALAMVHTAKTKKRKQVASLMLAAGFASFLTGVTEPIEFAFMFLAPMLYLVHAVLTGLSLAIAAAFHWTAGFAFSGGFIDFFLSLRNPMANQPFWLIVQGLVFAVIYYFLFRFIIKKFDLKTPGREDDDEDAEEVSFAKGESKFAAMAAQIYEGLGGDANVMAVDNCVTRLRMEVKDMKAVDQKKIKATGVPGINIVGPQSIQVIVGTNVQFVADEIVKIRKKK, encoded by the coding sequence ATGAAAAAGTATTTTCAGAAACTGGGAAGTTCGTTAATGTTACCGGTTGCGATTTTACCAGCTGCGGCCCTTTTATTGGGTATTGGTTATTGGATTGATCCTACGGGCTGGGGAGCAGATAGTCCGTTAGCCGCCTTCTTAATAAAAGCAGGGGGATCAATCATCGACAATATCCCAATCCTTTTTGCAGTTGGTGTGGCGCTGGGGATGGCAAAAGAAAAAGATGGTTCAGCAGCGCTAAGTGGTTTGGTTGCCTATCTAGTCGTAACAACCCTGCTTTCAACTGGATCGGTTGCATTGCTGCAAGGAATTGATCCAGCAAAGGTAGACCCAGCATTTGCAAAAATCGGCAATGCCTTTATCGGTATTCTTTCAGGTATTGTTGCTTCGATGATGTACAATCGCTTCAGTCATGTAAAGTTGCCAGATGCATTTGCTTTCTTTAGCGGAAAACGTTTAGTACCTATTATGACAGCGGTTGCAATGTTAGTGGTTTCTGGAGTGTTGTTCTTTGTTTGGCCGGTCATCTATACTGCACTAGTATCATTTGGTAAAACGATTAGTGATTTAGGTGCTGTTGGCGCGGGTCTTTACGGCTTCTTCAACCGACTTTTAATTCCAACGGGATTACACCATGCGTTAAACTCCGTGTTCTGGTTTGACGTTGCCGGAATTAACGATATTGGGAACTTCTTATCTGGTAAAGGTGAAAAAGGAGTCACAGGCATGTATCAAGCAGGCTTCTTCCCAGTTATGATGTTTGGGTTACCTGCAGCAGCATTAGCAATGGTTCATACAGCAAAAACAAAAAAGAGAAAACAAGTAGCTTCCTTAATGCTTGCAGCAGGCTTTGCATCCTTCTTAACAGGGGTTACAGAACCAATTGAGTTTGCGTTCATGTTCTTAGCACCAATGCTGTATCTTGTTCATGCCGTTTTAACGGGTCTTTCATTGGCAATTGCAGCCGCATTCCATTGGACAGCAGGCTTTGCTTTTAGTGGAGGATTTATTGACTTTTTCTTAAGTCTAAGAAATCCAATGGCAAATCAGCCGTTTTGGTTGATTGTTCAAGGTTTAGTGTTTGCAGTTATTTACTACTTCTTGTTCCGTTTCATTATTAAAAAGTTCGACTTAAAGACTCCTGGCCGCGAAGATGATGATGAAGATGCTGAAGAAGTTTCTTTTGCTAAGGGAGAAAGCAAATTTGCTGCGATGGCAGCTCAAATCTATGAAGGCTTAGGCGGCGACGCAAACGTAATGGCTGTTGACAACTGTGTCACTCGTCTAAGAATGGAAGTAAAGGACATGAAAGCTGTCGACCAAAAGAAAATTAAAGCAACAGGCGTACCTGGAATCAATATCGTCGGTCCGCAAAGCATTCAAGTCATTGTCGGAACAAATGTACAATTTGTAGCTGATGAGATTGTGAAAATCCGAAAGAAAAAATAA
- a CDS encoding arsenic transporter, which produces MQFQPMVWMTIFSFVATLIFILWRPRGMNEAIPATIGAVLVFISGSVTLADLGIITETISGAAITIIATIVMAIVLESFGFFNWVAEKLAAKAKGSGIRLFWYVNLLCFLMTLFFNNDGSILITTPILVMLLNNMGLKNHQKIPYLLSGGLIATASSAPIGVSNIVNLIALKIVDMSLYMHTAMMFVPATLGLLLLVYLLFLRFKKVLPKTVPINVKGLTKSSYHPLKPEIKHSSEKDRSRFMRNVLLFVFAVRVSLFVASYFAIPVSLMAVIGSLILLGWRWAYLKIPPTDMLKKTPWYILVFAFSMYVIIYGLNNIGLTDWLIAFMEPMVSGSLLHASVMMGGLLSILSNIFNNHPALMVGTLTLTHMGLDTLTLKVAYLANVIGSDMGSLLLPMGTLATLMWMHIVRKGKIMITWWEYVKITFVVIPPATLFTLVVLYYWVSWLFGGALQ; this is translated from the coding sequence ATGCAATTTCAACCAATGGTGTGGATGACCATTTTCTCGTTTGTGGCCACACTGATTTTTATCCTTTGGAGACCGCGCGGAATGAACGAGGCGATTCCCGCCACAATTGGCGCGGTTCTTGTTTTTATCAGCGGAAGTGTTACGCTGGCCGACCTTGGTATCATCACGGAAACCATCAGCGGTGCCGCCATCACCATTATCGCCACGATTGTCATGGCCATCGTCTTAGAAAGCTTTGGCTTCTTTAACTGGGTGGCTGAGAAACTCGCCGCCAAAGCAAAAGGGTCCGGTATACGGCTTTTCTGGTACGTTAACCTATTATGTTTTCTCATGACGCTTTTTTTCAATAATGATGGAAGTATTTTAATCACGACACCGATTCTAGTAATGCTGCTAAATAATATGGGCCTTAAAAACCATCAAAAAATCCCGTATTTATTATCGGGGGGCTTAATTGCCACTGCTTCAAGTGCCCCAATTGGCGTTAGTAATATCGTTAACTTAATCGCGTTGAAAATCGTCGATATGAGCCTGTATATGCATACAGCGATGATGTTTGTTCCAGCAACACTCGGGCTTCTGCTGTTGGTCTATCTGCTGTTCCTTCGCTTTAAAAAAGTATTGCCGAAAACCGTTCCGATAAATGTTAAGGGACTAACTAAATCATCCTATCACCCGCTAAAGCCTGAAATAAAACATTCTTCTGAAAAAGACCGTTCCAGGTTCATGCGTAATGTCCTGCTATTTGTTTTTGCTGTTCGTGTCAGCCTTTTTGTCGCATCGTATTTTGCTATCCCAGTTTCACTTATGGCGGTAATCGGTTCCCTTATTCTATTGGGGTGGAGATGGGCGTATCTCAAAATTCCCCCAACTGATATGCTGAAAAAAACTCCTTGGTATATACTCGTTTTTGCTTTTAGTATGTATGTGATTATTTACGGATTGAATAATATCGGTTTAACGGACTGGCTGATTGCCTTTATGGAGCCAATGGTATCCGGAAGCCTGCTTCATGCAAGTGTGATGATGGGCGGACTCCTATCCATCCTCTCTAATATTTTCAACAATCACCCGGCACTCATGGTTGGAACGCTGACGTTGACCCATATGGGACTAGACACGTTGACTCTGAAGGTAGCCTATTTAGCGAACGTCATTGGCAGTGACATGGGATCCTTACTTCTCCCGATGGGTACACTTGCTACACTGATGTGGATGCATATCGTTCGAAAAGGAAAAATCATGATCACGTGGTGGGAATACGTAAAAATCACCTTCGTGGTTATACCTCCAGCAACATTGTTTACGCTAGTAGTTTTATATTATTGGGTTTCATGGCTCTTTGGCGGGGCACTACAATAA
- a CDS encoding TerC family protein — protein MLNEILSTFASMFDWHMWAEVLSSPKAWGMILSLAVLECILSADNALVLSAFVKPLPKEQQRKALIYGLWGAYLFRFIFIGLGTFLIKLWFIKLIGALYLLWLSAKFFIEKYKHKDNDDEEAKHQPKGWLTKTFGVFWATVISVELMDLAFSVDSILTALAVSEEVWVILLGGMIGILLMRGVATFFISLMNRVPELETTAYVLITFIAVKMGLTLVNIHIANEIFIIVMVMAFVITFIIHAVRKSKTEKYSH, from the coding sequence ATGCTAAATGAAATTTTATCAACCTTTGCATCCATGTTTGATTGGCATATGTGGGCCGAGGTATTGTCCTCTCCAAAAGCCTGGGGCATGATTTTATCCTTAGCGGTATTAGAATGTATATTATCTGCAGATAATGCCTTGGTGTTGTCGGCCTTTGTTAAGCCGTTACCAAAAGAGCAGCAGAGGAAAGCACTAATATATGGGTTATGGGGAGCTTATTTATTCCGCTTTATTTTCATTGGATTAGGAACGTTTTTAATAAAACTTTGGTTTATTAAGTTAATTGGTGCGTTATATCTGCTATGGCTGTCCGCCAAATTTTTTATCGAAAAATATAAGCATAAAGATAATGATGATGAGGAAGCAAAACATCAGCCAAAGGGCTGGTTGACAAAAACATTTGGTGTCTTCTGGGCAACGGTTATCAGTGTCGAGTTAATGGACCTAGCGTTTTCTGTCGATAGTATTCTCACTGCCTTAGCTGTTTCGGAAGAAGTTTGGGTTATCTTGCTTGGCGGGATGATTGGAATTTTGTTAATGCGGGGAGTGGCAACATTTTTCATTAGTTTGATGAACAGGGTCCCAGAACTTGAAACGACGGCATATGTTTTGATTACATTTATTGCGGTTAAGATGGGACTCACGCTTGTGAATATTCATATTGCGAATGAAATATTTATTATTGTAATGGTCATGGCGTTTGTGATTACTTTTATTATCCATGCCGTTCGGAAGTCAAAAACTGAAAAATATTCTCATTAA